One Melanotaenia boesemani isolate fMelBoe1 chromosome 8, fMelBoe1.pri, whole genome shotgun sequence DNA segment encodes these proteins:
- the LOC121644777 gene encoding protein ABHD8-like: MLTSITDGILCCLTGKTGNLVLPLESSEPSDGFEFVEVKPGRVLRVRHIIPERPSVDPEKQAAGKESWNNDDASPEDAGNTSSSVHCKRKITVYRNGQLVIENLGDVLHSEILQCQDGDLEPCSTVEVELADYKEIASSPDPNPVPPPVPLPSGEQKPAPPPRRRRRKPKRTVLIDSRRVISSCKGTHTDVALFFVHGVGGSLDIWSSQLDFFSRLGYEVIAPDLAGHGASTAPQIAAAFTFYALAEDLRAIFKRYARKRNILIGHSYGVSFCTFLAHEYPDLVHKVVMINGGGPTALEPSLCSIFQLPSCILHCLSPCLAWSFLKAGFARQGAKEKQLLKQGNAFNVSPFVLRAMMSGQYWPEGDEVYHAELTVPILLVHGMCDKFVPMDEDQRMAEVLLFAFLKVIEEGSHMVMMECPDTVNTLLHEFFLWEPDMSRKDSCKTDSEKTVDTLRINQPLNK, encoded by the exons ATGCTGACCAGTATTACTGATGGGATCCTCTGCTGCCTGACGGGGAAGACTGGCAATCTGGTCTTGCCTCTGGAGTCATCAGAACCCTCAGATGGTTTTGAGTTTGTGGAGGTGAAGCCAGGGAGAGTCCTGCGAGTGCGGCACATCATCCCTGAGCGTCCTTCTGTAGATCCAGAAAAGCAGGCTGCAGGGAAGGAGAGCTGGAACAATGATGATGCCTCCCCTGAGGATGCTGGGAACACCAGCAGCAGTGTCCACTGCAAAAGGAAGATCACCGTTTATCGCAACGGCCAGCTGGTGATCGAGAATCTCGGAGATGTTTTACACTCTGAGATCCTACAGTGTCAGGACGGGGATTTGGAGCCCTGCAGCACCGTGGAGGTGGAGCTGGCCGACTACAAAGAGATAGCCTCTTCTCCCGACCCTAACCCCGTTCCTCCTCCAGTTCCTCTACCTTCCGGAGAACAGAAACCTGCGCCCCCTCCCCGTCGCCGGCGCCGTAAACCGAAACGCACGGTGTTGATTGACTCCAGACGGGTTATTTCCAGCTGCAAAGGGACGCACACCGATGTGGCCTTGTTCTTTGTGCACGGCGTGGGAGGCTCTCTGGACATTTGGAGCAGCCAGCTGGACTTCTTTTCTCGGCTGGGCTATGAGGTCATAGCGCCGGACCTGGCTGGACACGGAGCCAGCACTGCGCCACAGATAGCAGCAGCTTTTACCTTTTATGCCCTGGCAGAAGACCTGCGGGCCATCTTCAAGAGATACGCTCGCAAACGCAACATTCTCATCGGCCACTCGTACGG GGTgtctttttgcacatttttggcCCATGAATATCCTGATCTGGTCCATAAGGTTGTGATGATCAATGGAGGGGGTCCCACAGCTCTGGAGCCCAGCCTCTGCTCCATCTTCCAGCTACCGTCCTGCATCCTTCACTGCCTGTCACCATGTCTGGCTTGGAGCTTCCTGAA AGCTGGATTTGCTCGTCAGGGTGCCAAAGAGAAGCAGCTGTTGAAGCAGGGCAATGCTTTCAATGTGTCTCCATTTGTCCTGCGAGCCATGATGAGCGGGCAGTACTGGCCTGAGGGCGACGAGGTCTACCATGCTGAGCTCACTGTGCCCATCCTGCTGGTTCATGGCATGTGTGACAAGTTTGTTCCCATGGATGAGGACCAGCGCATGGCAGAG gtCCTTCTGTTTGCGTTCCTGAAAGTCATCGAGGAAGGAAGCCACATGGTGATGATGGAGTGTCCTGACACGGTCAACACCCTCCTACACGAGTTCTTTCTATGGGAGCCGGACATGTCCAGGAAAGACAGCTGCAAGACGGACTCAGAGAAGACAGTTGACACACTTAGAATCAACCAACCTTTGAACAAATAA